One genomic window of Tribolium castaneum strain GA2 chromosome 10, icTriCast1.1, whole genome shotgun sequence includes the following:
- the LOC103314523 gene encoding uncharacterized protein LOC103314523: MSNESAELTKSWCLVDSSGVQEVTENETHDSDTDSISVISESGCSYRTDEDEVATPFEEPQLSEEAPVGEPEIVEEPPPLDEVKSIEKFLYLATSAFCAVIIIGFSVAVQQYLYNSSDVDNYEPDFAFPRVQNIKTDPPKKYPPKRKSHIKLDELENKFAKLEVDNERHDKIAPAGGDNDPRAEGNLKSNYKLNKNKSPVKCNKENCDAVRNDQENRNDETYDKKIKELKVKEDYLREKEKFLIEKEHDLLKKEIKLNREKESYDNTKNDKKRHYKEDDAKKPKDRKKKQKLAEEPYRKRNLSGQWYISMHEARDNMRQKKRSLFKKNKAHWYFQWMVDRARLRVK; encoded by the coding sequence ATGAGCAACGAGAGTGCCGAACTGACGAAGTCATGGTGCCTTGTGGACTCCTCAGGAGTGCAGGAAGTTACCGAGAATGAAACGCACGATTCCGACACAGACAGTATTAGCGTTATCAGTGAAAGTGGCTGTTCGTACAGGACAGACGAGGATGAAGTAGCAACCCCTTTTGAAGAACCCCAATTAAGCGAGGAAGCTCCAGTTGGTGAGCCTGAAATTGTGGAAGAACCACCGCCGCTAGACGAGGTCAAAAGCATCGAAAAATTCCTCTATCTCGCCACGAGCGCCTTTTGCGCTGTTATAATAATCGGGTTCTCGGTTGCGGTGCAACAATACCTTTACAATTCTTCTGATGTAGATAATTATGAACCGGATTTCGCGTTCCCTCGtgtacaaaatatcaaaacagaCCCTCCAAAAAAGTACCCCCCGAAGCGGAAAAGTCACATCAAACTAGACGAATTAGAAAATAAGTTTGCTAAATTAGAAGTAGACAACGAAAGGCATGACAAGATCGCACCGGCTGGTGGAGACAATGACCCCCGAGCCGAGGGAAATCTCAAATCTAATTataaacttaacaaaaataaaagcccAGTCAAATGTAACAAAGAAAATTGCGACGCAGTACGAAACGACCAAGAAAATCGAAATGACGAGACCTacgacaaaaaaatcaaggaaCTGAAAGTGAAGGAGGATTATCTCAGAGAGAAGGAAAAGTTTCTCATTGAGAAAGAACACGACTTGTTGAAGAAGGAGATCAAGCTTAACAGGGAGAAGGAGAGCTACGACAATACCAAAAATGACAAGAAAAGACATTATAAGGAGGATGATGCTAAAAAGCCCAAAGACCGCAAGAAGAAACAAAAACTGGCCGAGGAGCCGTATAGAAAACGCAACCTTTCGGGCCAGTGGTATATAAGCATGCACGAAGCTAGGGACAACATGCGGCAGAAAAAACGGTcgctgtttaaaaaaaacaaggcTCATTGGTACTTCCAGTGGATGGTGGATAGAGCAAGGCTTCGCGTCAAGTGa